The genome window CGTGATACGATGTAGCACGATCCGCCCGAACATGAATACGCAATTGAGGATTCTCTGATAGCGACGTTTTGATCGTCTCCTGCATGCCTTCTAGCGTATGCGGTCGCGCACCTAGGTAGATTTGGCCGTCCGCATCGATGGAGATCGTGCCACGATCAGCGAGGTCCTCCGGCACATCGCTGGACGCCGACTCTGGCAAATCAAGTTTCACACGGCGATCCGCCTGCGCCAAAGTGCTGACCGTCATAAAAAAGACCAGCAAGAGAAACACCATGTCGATCATCGGTGTCATCGGAAAGTCTTCTTCCGGAGGAGATGTAGATCGACGGCGTGCCATGTTTAACAGTGAGGAGTGATCAGTGATTCCAAGCTCCTATAGCAACTGCCTCGGAGCGAGCATTCTCTCGAAGTCGATGCTGAACCAGCAACACCCCGAAACAGAGTTTCGAGGCTACAGATTAAGTCATCATCAAGAGTAAACATGGATCTATATAATATGAGCTAAATCTAAAACGATTCAATCGCTAGGCAAGGTTTGAGTGCTGGCACAAAAAAAGAGGCGCCCGCATTGCGGACGCCTCTGAAAGCTTTATGCGTATCGGGTCTTAGTAGACCTGAGTTGCTTCTTCTTCAGGAACTGGAGTCTTAAGAAGATCCGAGTTCATCTGAGCCTTGAAGCGAGCATCACCAACGGAGAGTGCCTTAGCAACAACACGGAACTGGATGATTTCCTTAGCAGCCAATGATGGGTAAGCAGCGAAGTTCACATTGTTTCCAGTGATTGTGCCTTGTGTGTCACCAGCAGCGGAGACAACAGACAGTTCACGTGGGATCTGGATGTCTAGCTTCACGTTTGTATCAGGAGCTGTTCCTTGGTTAGTGATTTGGATGATGTATGTAGTTTCCTCACCAACAAGAAGAGGATCCTCAGTATCGATCACTTCGATCAGAAGTGCAGGGTAACCGCGCCATTCTGTGCAAGCGTCATCATTACCGCTCAAGCCGTATTCAGCAGAAGAAGCCGAGACTTGGTTGCAGTATGTGCCTTCTTCAAGACCAAGA of Lentimonas sp. CC4 contains these proteins:
- a CDS encoding biopolymer transporter ExbD, with translation MARRRSTSPPEEDFPMTPMIDMVFLLLVFFMTVSTLAQADRRVKLDLPESASSDVPEDLADRGTISIDADGQIYLGARPHTLEGMQETIKTSLSENPQLRIHVRADRATSYHDIKEVLRSCAEVGAYEVIYATYQAR